Part of the Zingiber officinale cultivar Zhangliang chromosome 6A, Zo_v1.1, whole genome shotgun sequence genome, tgatatatgtcattataaattatttataataacattaaaaattaaatgtcATAAAGAAAGTGTCATAATAGATCATATTTCTAATAGTAATAgtgtgtgtgataaaatgatgagagagaaaatatgatgagagaaaacaaggagagagaagtgatataaaagaaaaaataaataaatatattttgatatttgatattaaggaagaaaattttagttttaggtcaaaggtatttttggaataaggaaatattttaattgatgaaaatagagtaatgactcattgaagggaaggtatatgggaatgagttattacccaatttcaaggatttattcccttatttgtattcatattcttataatccaaacattaacaatgacaatcaataattctcattctcatttcccactcctattcccctaaaccaaatgcTCCTTAGATATATGTGAAATCTAATAATATATACCGTACAAAAAACTTAAATATACAGATTTTATATCGATACCGTATAAAAATTTTAGTATACCGAAACTTTAGTATAtcaattttttaggtataaattcAATACGATTTATACTCAAATTCTGATATCAGTACGATATATTGAATATCAAATTATTAAATTACATATTAATATCATATCGAAACTTTTTGGTTATAGTATATATCAtgccaaaatttttaatatactgGATCTTCCATGAATTTTTAGTATttctttcaaatttatttgtAAATTGTTTGAGCCTTCATCATACATAcgataattataaataaatattaactaATTATTGTTGCATTAAATGAAATTGTTTAGAACAAACAAATTAAAAACATATAAGTATATATACATCTTCTAAAAGAAACAAGTATATATAAATTAAGTTAGAAATAGGTTGAGCAACAACAATCACAGGCTGAGGTTTATGTTTTGTGGATGTTCTCTGTCTTTGAGTATGCATTAATCAAAGGAGGTTTGAAGGTTGATGCTCAGTGAATGTTGGAAAGATTAAGCCTTCCTATTCCTGTAACTTGGTTGAGGTGCAATCACAGGAAGCTCTGTAGGTTGATGATGCTCTGTGAATGTTGAAGGGACCTTCTTGTTCATGATTGCTAGGTTTAGGTGCAATCACTGGAGGCTCTAGAGGTTGATGCTATATGGATGTTCTTTGTGGCTCCCATGGTTTCGTTTGGTCATAGAGTAGTCTTCTAAGAAGAATCttgcctttttttttaaaactgacaCATTCCGGATTTCTTGCCTCATTCGTATTAACAGCAACAATAACAGTACGCTCTGATTTTTGTTCTACAGAGGGAGTCAtgacttttaaaataaatattgtcTATTCATATCTATTAGACATTAAAAACTAAAGATTATGATATATTTAAATAGCAGAAATGGACGGCCGGCTTAGATTTGGAAAATTTTTAACTCCATTTCCTCCCGTCAATATATTTCAATATATCCGAgccatatttttagaaaatttaattcaaGAATAATTTCTATCTCATCATATTTCTAATCCTCTCTCCGCTTTGTGACATTGACCTCTGTACTTATTATATCTCTTCCTGTTATTATAAAAGCAACCTCAGTATGAATAAGACTTGAAATAAGCAATAGATGATATTATTGGATTCCATGAAGCATCAAAAACTTACGAGATCTAAAATAGGTCAAATCGGACTTGTTGAGATCCATCAACGAGTTTCGATTAAAATTTATTGATCAACTTAGATAAGTATGATTGAAGCTATTTTAGATTTTATGGATTTTTAAGGTGATAAGGAGTCCAACCGTCAACGATgtcatccattatttattttagtttctcTAGAGATGTTACAATATTATGCTAACTTTCAATTAGAATGTAATCTTAGACTCCGAGAAATCAGACCCACATTGAGCCTGATCCTCCGAACATTCAGATCAAACACAACGTGGGTTTGATCCTTCGGGCTTGGTCTAATTCAGATCAAGCTCAACGTGAACCTAATTTTTCGGAGACAATATCACATTCTACCATTGGACTCCTTATAGTCTCAGAAATCCATATGATATGAAATGAGTTCAATCAAACCTATCTAAGTCTATTAATAGGTTTTGACCTATTTAGgttcattagtggattttgatcaaaatctatTGATCGATTAAGACATGTATGATTGAATCCATTTTAGATCTCGTGGGTTTTTAAGAGTGCAAGGAATCCAACAATATCCTTCATTGTGTATTTCAGACCCCGTTCATGATGACATTGTGTAACAGTTGAAAGAGGTATGAGACCATCTCCAATCGGTGCCTTTTTACACCATTTTTGTGTAAAAGGGACACCGAATCTCCTCCAATGGAGATCCCAAAACTTGCACCAAAATGGTGCAAGTAcggattttttaaatataatatattataatattaaatttatatttaaaatattcttaaatattataaattaatattatttaatttaattgaatttgttatgtaaattttatatattataaatttatattagttattaacttaaataattagtatttaaaatatttgttatattactaagattataaatatattaaaatttataatattggtaatttcataacaaacacataattaaacatttaaaatttcaaaatacatAACATATAGTTTATCATATAATTTAAAGATGCCACAAACACTAAAGTAAACATACATTTAAATAACTACAATAACATTGTAATACTAAACAAATCAATGTTTAATATTCTGGAAAATCACCTCCTAATAAACCACCGAAATAATCAAAAAATTTCCTGGAATCATTCAAAGGATCTTGAGATCCTTGTCCTTCTTCTTGAGACGAATTGATCCTAGATCCTTCTCCTTGATGTGGAATTGATTAAGATTTTGGTTTTCAGTCCTCTTTTGTATAATTTTGACTTGTTCACCACGAATAAATTCACGCATTATCGGATCAACAATGATATTCAAATCtttcaataaaattttattctcttcttgtaactaaaaacataatatcataaaaattAGTTATCATAtacaataaaatttttaattttaatagtaattattatcataataaaaatatctaataaattaatatgtatgttgaataataaattataagatggaaaatagaatattctaaagaatattcCTTTTAGTATAGAAAATGGTGTGCATTAGTTGGAGTTGGAAAAAATTTTGGTGCTCAAATGACACCAATTGGTGTTGAAAGTGCACCAAAATAGATCTTGTGGTTGGAGATGATGATAAATACAGAACTTAATGTCACTCAGTGGAGAGAGAGGATGAGAGagaattaaatttttcaaaaaatataacTCGGATGCATTAAAAATCAATATGTGAAAAGTTAATATCATCGTAAGAAATAGAAATGACAAGTCACCCAAACCAAATCAAGAGGTCATGTCTTTTGATATGCgcgatttaaaaacttttcaatggaaaaatacCTTTAACCCTCCTCTATTTTTTATCAAATAGTATTCCCccttgtattttaaaaataacatttaacccCCATTCACCAAAGttaaatgtgaaaaaaaaaatatatagatggCAATTATGTCTTTatcttttttgatatttttttgataattttaagagaaaaaaatCATATTGAATGTATTGATAATTTATATCTACTTCTATGTCATttgttgatttattaattaattctagaTGATTCAAGGCCATAATTGATATTTTCAACATTTACATGATTACTAATTtactaattaaaataaataaattgtatGTAACATCTAACAATATATAaagattaatatttaattatacaaataaaataaaattaagtatttTAAAATGTATATTTTTATCGTTCTAACTGCGTAGATTATATAAAACCTCACATCTCAATTAATCACTAACttgactataaaaaaaaaaaaaaaaaaaaaaaaaaaaaaaaaaaaaacatcgatAATATCAACTGTTAACTcacaaacttttcttttcttacgcaggcaaattattcaattaattaataattaaaaaactgGCCCGAAAACACATGTAATTTTTTTCATttcaattcaaaaaaaaaaatatatatatatatatatataaagggatTAAAGGTTTTTTTTCCCCAATTTTCAAATGTTACGATGGACTCAAAAATATTCATTTATCGACACCACCCCAACTTCATCAGTTGTGCCCTAAATAAATTAAaccaaattatttgaaaaatacacCCTATATTTTACCACCATGGTATCTAATTCGCACATAGCAGCTACGTGTTTTGGCAGTAATGTTAAAATGATTATACTTCACAAAAAACAACACtttttcatagaaaattcaaGCACCACTTTAACTTTGTATTAGGCATATCTCAAACTACTCTTATGGATAACTATATCGATGTAGATAAAGAGTATTAATGAGAGGCATTTAGTTCATTCCTtccctttgaaaattttgattctCTTCATTAGaaagtttagattttttttctttttttttacaaGATAAATTTCCAACAAATAAGCAACATAGAATAGAATGAATAGGACGACTTTGAATATGTCCAATATGCAAGAGGATATTAAACAGTCTTCAGAAACGTGAGATTATACTGAACAAATCCATGCAAATGGAAAACAAAAGGTCATATTTGAGCTCAGGGATGCAGAGAATGTACATCGAATCAGGTTTTATTCACAGAAGATATTTGGGATGGTTAGTCGGAACCGAAAGTGTTCTCCCCGCTGTAGGTCATATACAGGAAGCCATCCTCGTCCTTGTGTTCCTCATAAATCGCAGACATCATGGCAGCTAAAATGAAAAAATATCACCACTTTCTGATGAGAAAATGTTTTCGAGCTTATAAATGTGTAACTTCATTGATAGAATCTCACCGGTGGGTGGTAGTGCATTCTTAACGAAGATGAAGATTGCCTTCTCGGCGCTCAGCTTAATTCTCTTGCGAACCACATAAACAAATTGTCCCACGGTGAGATCAGCAGGAACCAAGTACCTGCATCAAATTATACACCAGATTGAAAATCTAGGAAAAACATTCATCGGTTGAAATGGAAATGGACTGGATCAACAAATCTGGACAAATTGATGTAAGTATCAAACTAACTCAACTTCAACATCAACAACTTGAAGGGAAAAAAAACTTGCTAGGGATGTCTGCATTGTGAATAAAGGGTGAGAAGTTACTGCCCCTAGTGCTTACTGGATACCATCAGCAGCAGCAAATCAAACCAAGTTAGTCCAAACTTCCCGGCATAGCCTAAGTGAAAACTTTGCACATGCTATATCCCTAGAAATGTGCATATCAAGTAAAATTTTTTTGCTAAATTATTTATAAAGTCTCACTTTCATTTCCCTCTATTCCTTGTATATTCAACTCTAATCAATTCAACTCATATGTATGATCTCAGTCAATTTTCTCTCATTTGCTCATCGAATGCAACTATTGTAACTATTTACCAAATAATAACATTTGTTTGGTTTACTCTTTCTAATAATCTCAAATATTCAATTTAAACTTCTCAGATTTGCTATACTATTATTTGTACCATTGTTTCCTGACTGCCAAAACCATTGGGAAAAACCCAGTATATATTACACTCATAAAATTCCTCGTCGCCTATTCTCCGGGTCTAGCAAAACAACTCCATTACTCCAACTGTCCAATCAAACATGTACCAAGCTTAATAACTAGGAATATATCTTAATTGGCATTGCTGGGATTGAAACTAATATTCCAATACCATGTTGAATTTGTTTTGTTGAAGAATCATCCAACAGtttattcagttttagcatgggTTGTTCTTTGTAACCCAAtgattaaaataataaaagaaatacagCATATAAGAATAGCCTGATTTTTGTTGGATTTTATCATTGAGGTACTAATGATGACCAAATTTGGGATTGATATAATAATTTCTTTGATCAgatatacaaagaacaaatataCAAAATTCTATAAGTTGTTTAAAATTAGCAATCAACAATTTATGAGTACCTACAATTCAACAGAACCAAAATATGCTTCaacaaatgattaaaaaaaaatgcatttAGGTAAGAGACCAACTTCTTCTTGTCAATGTCTGGAATGTCACTTCTTTCAGCCTTCTCCACGATCACCTACatataaaacaaaatgaaacaatGTATATAGAGTAATATTTTGTGAATAACCTCATGACATCACTTACTGGAATTCTATCAGGATATTTCTCACTGATACGAACAGCCTCAGCTTGCCTCCTTTCTGCAATGCAGAGGTTTTTTAGTGGAATAAAGATTAAGCAAATTAGAAAGTGGTAGCATCAACTTTAAATCATTACATGAAAATTATACTAGATGTTTGATAAGGGATGTTTGATAGGATGAGATGAATCTAATCCCTCCATTGAACTAGATGCAAGGTTATAGCATTAGTGATAtccaaataaataaaataattctaattaaATGGACTAATGTTCCATCTGATCTCCCTATACCACTTCCATCTTTTATTTTAATAGACTAACTCTTTTAATTATAGAATCTATTTATCGCTTTTGACCATATTTATATCATCTCAATGTATTTTGCTTATTTTTATCATCTGTTGAAGCTACAACTTGATATTCTCAAACACTGgtaatttttatttctaaatatctTCACATATTCAACATAGATTCTCATCTCCACTACTTCGTTTTATTTCCAAATAGCCCAACACTTTGATCAATaaataattctttttattttagcCTAGAGGGCACAGGATGATGTAATCATGTTATATATACCACTTAAAATGTGAAAATGAGATTGCTTACTGAGAATACTACTGAACACATTATAAGTAGTCATCTTAACGTAGGTCGTTCATAAAACCTGTCTCTAGAGTTTAGAAAGAATAGTTTATACATTCTTATTAAGAGGAATGTTACAAATCAGCAACGAAACCCTCAACTTCAACGAAATCACAAAAGTCTATTAAGCATCGGTAATGATTATCGATTAACTAGTGATACAATTTGCTTTCCTGTGATTATTTTGAACAAACAAGGACAAATAATATAGACAAATGGATCCGATTTCCACAGCTCATCTGAGTTCGCATTCATGGAACTCCTCTTCCccaacatatttttttttaaaaaaaaacattttaatataACCAACTCGAGCCCTCAAAAACAATTATAACCAGTCAAAAATAATCAAATTCATTCCACAACCCTCATCAAATCAGCGTCTATGTTCCATAAAAAATCAGGGGAAAAACACAAACCGAAAGGAT contains:
- the LOC121995900 gene encoding autophagy-related protein 8C-like, with translation MEKSSFRMEHPFERRQAEAVRISEKYPDRIPVIVEKAERSDIPDIDKKKYLVPADLTVGQFVYVVRKRIKLSAEKAIFIFVKNALPPTAAMMSAIYEEHKDEDGFLYMTYSGENTFGSD